The proteins below come from a single Alkalispirillum mobile genomic window:
- a CDS encoding DnaJ family domain-containing protein has protein sequence MKFLDELADARIKEAQEAGQLDELPGAGKPLSLDDDSMVPEELRMAYRVLKNANCLPPELQDQREVESLEALLAGLDDDTAIQRRQRSEAEKRLALLRARLERRRGRGQGGLMAVERAYQERLLRRLGGDKE, from the coding sequence ATGAAATTCCTGGATGAGCTGGCCGATGCGCGCATCAAGGAGGCCCAGGAGGCCGGGCAGCTGGACGAGTTGCCCGGGGCCGGCAAGCCGTTGTCGCTGGACGACGACAGCATGGTGCCGGAGGAGCTGCGCATGGCCTACCGCGTGCTCAAGAATGCCAACTGCCTGCCACCGGAACTGCAGGACCAGCGCGAGGTGGAATCCCTGGAGGCCCTGCTGGCGGGGCTGGACGATGACACCGCCATACAGCGGCGGCAGCGCAGCGAGGCGGAGAAGCGCCTGGCGCTGCTGCGCGCCCGGTTGGAGCGGCGCCGCGGCCGGGGTCAGGGTGGTCTGATGGCGGTGGAACGCGCCTACCAGGAGCGGCTGTTGCGCCGCCTGGGCGGCGACAAGGAGTGA
- the mrcB gene encoding penicillin-binding protein 1B yields MSANKSRKPRRKGQTGARQPGLLRRWAGRVLGLMLTLALISVGLLALYAKSLEPELREHFEGGRWAVPARVYARPLELFAGKALSPAELQVELEELGYRRTSSGRESGSWSRNGAEFHLSTRGFNHPDGEELPRQLRVVFANGQLSTLEGLRNGEPVGLARLEPAVIGSLHAPHQEDRLLVRLDQVPESLIAALLVVEDRNFHDHRGLSFTGIARAAVANIRAGRVVQGGSTLTQQLVKNFYLTADQTLQRKFTEAVMALLLEHYYEKDEILEAYLNEVFLGQRGGRAIHGFGLGAEFYFGRPLEELSLAQQALLVAMVRGPSRYNPRRNPERARDRRDLVLTLMARDGIIDETEARSAMAEDLGLVTDGQRHQGRYPAFMDLVRRHLQRDYRREDLISDGLHIHTTLAPRVQRAAEAAVDARLAQFGDDAPQAALVSVNVEDGEVVGVVGGADYRYAGFNRALDARRPIGSLVKPAVYLAALREPSRYGLGSVLSDEPVTIQDEHGDPWTPRNYDGSNRDQVPLWLALSDSLNVPTVHLGQSLGLRRVARSWADLGGRVPNSLYPSFVLGATEHSVLEMAQVYQTVAAEGFRSPLRSVRAVTDSDGELLSRYSLSTEQAVDPVSSYLLQHALRQVVSQGTARGLQGWVGDTSGLAGKTGTTDDYRDAWFAGYSGDLLSVVWIGHDDNRSHGLTGSSGALPIWGEQFSRLSYRPLRRQTPGGVEAVWIDAETGKRSDEGCEGAVRLPYIADHLPDETVDCAGEPGEDDSRGFWDRVLGR; encoded by the coding sequence TTGAGTGCAAACAAATCCCGAAAACCCCGCCGCAAGGGCCAGACAGGAGCCCGCCAGCCCGGGCTGCTCCGGCGATGGGCCGGCCGCGTGCTGGGGCTGATGCTAACGTTGGCGCTGATCTCGGTGGGGTTGCTGGCGCTCTACGCCAAGTCCCTGGAGCCGGAGTTGCGCGAGCATTTCGAGGGCGGGCGCTGGGCCGTGCCGGCGCGTGTGTATGCCCGCCCGCTGGAACTGTTTGCCGGCAAGGCCCTCTCGCCGGCGGAACTCCAGGTGGAGCTGGAGGAGCTGGGCTACCGACGCACCAGCAGCGGCCGGGAGTCGGGCAGTTGGAGCCGCAACGGGGCGGAGTTCCACCTCAGCACCCGCGGTTTTAACCACCCGGACGGGGAGGAATTGCCCCGGCAGTTGCGGGTGGTCTTTGCTAACGGGCAACTGAGCACCCTGGAGGGGTTGCGGAACGGTGAGCCGGTGGGCCTGGCGCGGCTGGAGCCGGCGGTGATCGGCAGCCTGCACGCCCCGCACCAGGAGGATCGCCTGCTGGTGCGCCTGGACCAGGTGCCCGAGAGCCTGATCGCTGCCCTGCTGGTGGTGGAGGACCGCAACTTCCACGATCACCGCGGGCTGTCGTTCACCGGTATCGCCCGTGCCGCCGTGGCCAACATCCGTGCCGGCCGGGTGGTGCAGGGCGGGAGCACCCTCACGCAGCAGCTGGTCAAGAACTTCTACCTCACCGCCGACCAGACGCTGCAGCGCAAGTTCACCGAGGCGGTGATGGCGCTGTTGCTGGAGCACTACTACGAGAAGGACGAGATCCTCGAGGCCTACCTCAACGAGGTGTTTCTGGGCCAGCGCGGGGGGCGGGCGATCCACGGTTTCGGTCTGGGGGCCGAGTTCTACTTCGGCCGTCCGCTGGAGGAGTTGAGCCTGGCGCAGCAGGCGCTGCTGGTGGCCATGGTGCGCGGGCCCTCCCGCTATAACCCGCGGCGCAACCCGGAGCGGGCGCGGGACCGGCGCGACCTGGTGCTTACCCTGATGGCGCGCGACGGCATCATCGACGAGACGGAGGCCCGCTCCGCCATGGCGGAGGACCTGGGCCTGGTCACCGATGGCCAGCGCCACCAGGGGCGTTACCCCGCCTTCATGGACCTGGTCCGCCGCCACCTGCAGCGGGACTACCGCCGCGAGGACCTGATCAGCGACGGCCTGCACATCCATACCACCCTGGCGCCCCGGGTGCAGCGCGCGGCCGAGGCGGCGGTGGATGCCCGCCTTGCCCAGTTCGGCGATGACGCACCGCAGGCGGCGCTGGTGTCCGTGAACGTGGAGGACGGCGAGGTGGTGGGTGTGGTGGGCGGCGCGGATTACCGTTATGCCGGCTTCAACCGGGCACTGGATGCGCGCCGCCCCATCGGCTCACTGGTCAAGCCGGCGGTCTACCTGGCAGCCCTCAGGGAGCCCTCGCGTTACGGTTTGGGCAGCGTGCTCAGCGACGAGCCGGTGACCATCCAGGACGAGCACGGCGACCCCTGGACCCCTCGCAATTACGACGGCAGTAACCGGGATCAGGTCCCGCTCTGGCTGGCGCTGTCCGATTCGCTGAACGTGCCCACCGTGCACCTGGGGCAGAGCCTCGGCCTGCGCCGGGTGGCGCGCAGCTGGGCGGACCTGGGCGGGCGGGTGCCGAACAGCCTCTACCCCTCCTTCGTGCTCGGCGCCACCGAGCACTCGGTACTGGAGATGGCGCAGGTCTATCAGACTGTCGCCGCCGAGGGCTTCCGTTCGCCGCTACGCTCCGTGCGGGCGGTCACCGACAGCGATGGCGAGTTGCTGTCCCGCTACAGTCTGTCCACCGAGCAGGCCGTGGACCCGGTCAGCAGTTACCTGCTGCAGCACGCCCTGCGCCAGGTGGTGAGTCAGGGCACCGCCCGGGGCCTGCAGGGCTGGGTAGGGGACACCAGCGGGCTGGCGGGCAAGACCGGCACCACGGACGATTATCGCGATGCCTGGTTCGCCGGCTACTCCGGGGACCTGCTCTCCGTGGTCTGGATCGGGCACGATGACAACCGCAGCCACGGGCTGACCGGCTCCAGCGGCGCGCTGCCCATCTGGGGGGAGCAGTTCAGCCGCCTTAGCTACCGGCCTTTGCGCCGCCAGACGCCGGGCGGCGTGGAAGCGGTCTGGATCGACGCCGAGACCGGCAAGCGGTCCGACGAGGGCTGCGAGGGGGCCGTGCGCCTGCCTTACATCGCCGATCATCTGCCGGACGAGACGGTGGACTGCGCCGGCGAGCCGGGGGAAGATGACTCGCGAGGCTTCTGGGACCGGGTGCTGGGCCGCTAG
- a CDS encoding WD40/YVTN/BNR-like repeat-containing protein, which translates to MNETTLLVGTQKGLFRLQDTGRGGRWEMAGPLIEGYEVLHAWLDPRDRSRGLAAVNHAIWGAHIYRTADAGLSWEPLASVPMHRPGLWQKRMKAVWHLAPGPSDAPETVFAGIDPAGLFRSDDYGQSWTPISGLNEHPSRDTWEPARGGFSLHSILVDPQSPRRLYASISAGGVFRSDDGGRSWQPCNEGVRAENLPGRCAVTGHNVHRTVLCPRRPERLYRQCYNGVYRSDDRGGHWTEITPGLPSDFGYALVTPAGDPDTVYVLPIESNHLRTCCDGRLRVYRSRDAGETWAPLTQGLPQQHAYVTVLREAMGDDGADTPGLYFGTSSGHLFGSHDGGEQWQCLAEFLPRILSVTALRR; encoded by the coding sequence GTGAACGAGACCACCCTGCTCGTCGGCACCCAGAAAGGCCTGTTCCGGCTCCAGGACACCGGCCGAGGGGGCCGTTGGGAGATGGCCGGCCCGCTGATCGAAGGTTACGAGGTGCTGCATGCCTGGCTCGACCCGCGGGACCGGTCCCGGGGCCTGGCCGCGGTCAACCATGCAATCTGGGGCGCCCATATCTACCGGACCGCTGACGCCGGCCTGAGCTGGGAGCCGCTGGCTTCCGTGCCGATGCACCGGCCGGGGCTCTGGCAAAAGCGGATGAAGGCGGTCTGGCACCTGGCCCCCGGGCCGAGCGACGCCCCGGAGACGGTCTTTGCCGGCATCGACCCGGCCGGGCTTTTCCGCAGCGACGACTACGGCCAGTCCTGGACACCAATAAGCGGGCTGAACGAACATCCCAGCCGGGACACCTGGGAGCCAGCCCGCGGCGGGTTCTCGCTGCACTCCATTCTGGTGGACCCGCAATCACCGCGGCGGCTCTACGCCAGCATCTCCGCCGGCGGGGTGTTCCGCAGCGACGACGGCGGGCGCAGCTGGCAGCCCTGCAACGAGGGGGTCCGCGCGGAGAACCTGCCCGGGCGGTGCGCGGTGACCGGTCACAACGTGCACCGCACGGTGCTTTGCCCCCGCCGGCCCGAGCGGCTCTACCGGCAGTGCTACAACGGGGTCTACCGCAGCGATGACCGGGGCGGGCACTGGACGGAGATCACCCCTGGGCTGCCCAGCGATTTCGGCTACGCGCTGGTCACCCCGGCCGGCGACCCGGACACGGTCTACGTACTGCCCATCGAGAGCAACCACCTGCGGACCTGCTGCGATGGGCGGTTGCGCGTCTACCGCAGCCGCGACGCCGGCGAGACCTGGGCACCGCTCACCCAAGGACTGCCCCAGCAGCACGCCTACGTGACCGTGCTGCGCGAGGCCATGGGGGATGACGGTGCCGACACACCGGGGCTGTACTTTGGCACCTCCAGCGGCCATCTCTTCGGCAGCCACGACGGGGGCGAGCAGTGGCAATGCCTGGCGGAATTCCTGCCGCGTATCCTCTCGGTGACCGCCCTGCGGCGGTAA
- a CDS encoding tetratricopeptide repeat protein, with translation MGLNARLLVLLLPLALGACTLMPPEHRPTEPAPEPEPAEAPEPDAPEPEVDEPEVDEPPEEAAEPEPEREPAIPDAVIELVADAREASQNGDYDQAAAYLERAVRISPDLAPLWQNLAVVRFQQGDYAQAEQMARRSIRLADGDRALQRRNWQLIEASRAEQGDEEGAHEARRQAEGI, from the coding sequence ATGGGACTGAACGCAAGACTGCTGGTACTGCTCCTGCCCCTGGCATTGGGGGCCTGTACCTTGATGCCGCCGGAGCACCGGCCGACCGAACCGGCACCGGAACCGGAGCCCGCCGAAGCGCCCGAGCCGGACGCGCCCGAGCCGGAGGTGGATGAGCCGGAGGTGGATGAGCCGCCGGAGGAGGCGGCCGAGCCGGAGCCCGAGCGTGAGCCGGCCATCCCGGACGCGGTGATCGAACTGGTGGCGGACGCCCGCGAGGCGAGCCAGAACGGCGACTACGACCAGGCGGCTGCTTACCTGGAGCGCGCCGTGCGCATCAGCCCGGACCTGGCGCCGCTGTGGCAAAACCTGGCCGTGGTCCGCTTCCAGCAGGGGGATTACGCCCAGGCGGAGCAGATGGCGCGGCGCTCCATTCGGTTGGCCGACGGTGATCGCGCCCTGCAGCGGCGCAACTGGCAGCTCATTGAGGCCAGCCGGGCCGAGCAGGGGGACGAGGAGGGCGCCCATGAGGCCCGCCGGCAGGCGGAGGGCATTTGA
- a CDS encoding PLDc N-terminal domain-containing protein: MGIEVTGLLGFIWLLIIIWAIVKTATSAAGPVAKLLWILILLFLPLFGLIAWLLLGPKG, translated from the coding sequence ATGGGCATCGAGGTCACCGGGCTGCTGGGGTTTATCTGGCTGCTCATCATCATCTGGGCCATCGTGAAGACGGCAACGAGCGCGGCCGGCCCGGTCGCCAAGCTGCTATGGATTCTGATCCTGCTCTTCCTGCCCCTGTTCGGCCTGATCGCCTGGCTGTTGCTCGGCCCCAAGGGGTAG
- a CDS encoding methyl-accepting chemotaxis protein, with product MPLFKRKQQNRNAAAPLVSDEDLAYQEILKQTSLHTSELGLEASDVTGHVDEIKEQTRREVQLFEELRESARRMSEANKVVDAAARNAQHVSGAARADMSRSDETIQKALSDIRDLSRSVHDVESELSGLNDAMVRVSKVAKGIGSIAKQTNLLALNATIEAARAGEAGQGFAVVAEEVKSLAGQTHDATSDIDRTLHELTEQTRQLISTGGESTDRAKAVEKGTNAMQEVLGAVAQAMGDVDNESARIASAVQEIDRHSDTTLDGLNEMADDVTSSLANLEDSGSRLNRLLSFVEELMNLANASDVETEDTPYIRIATETAAQVGHVFEEAIRKGEISDADLFDEHYEPVPDTDPQQYTTRFVEFTDRVLPPIQEPVLDSDPTIGGVCAIDRNGYIPTHNLHVSKPQRAGDPEWNNANSRNRRLWEDRTGQTAAKNQRPWLLQTYRRNMGSGQFVLMRDCSAPITVNGRHWGAMRILYKL from the coding sequence ATGCCATTGTTCAAACGGAAACAGCAGAACCGCAACGCCGCCGCCCCGCTGGTCAGCGACGAGGACCTGGCCTACCAGGAGATCCTCAAGCAGACCTCCCTGCACACCAGCGAGCTGGGGCTGGAGGCCTCCGACGTCACCGGCCACGTGGACGAGATCAAGGAGCAGACCCGCCGCGAGGTACAGCTCTTTGAAGAGCTGCGCGAATCCGCCCGGCGCATGTCCGAAGCCAACAAGGTGGTGGACGCGGCCGCACGCAATGCCCAGCACGTCTCCGGGGCAGCCCGGGCCGACATGAGCCGGTCCGACGAGACCATCCAGAAGGCGCTTTCGGACATCCGCGACCTGAGCCGTTCGGTGCATGACGTCGAATCGGAACTCAGCGGCCTGAACGACGCCATGGTGCGGGTAAGCAAGGTGGCCAAGGGCATCGGCTCCATCGCCAAGCAGACCAACCTGCTGGCCCTGAACGCCACCATCGAGGCGGCGCGCGCCGGCGAGGCGGGTCAGGGCTTCGCGGTAGTGGCCGAGGAGGTCAAGTCGCTGGCCGGGCAGACCCACGACGCCACCTCCGACATCGACCGCACCCTCCACGAGCTCACCGAACAGACCCGGCAGCTGATCAGCACCGGTGGCGAGAGCACCGACCGGGCCAAGGCGGTGGAGAAAGGCACCAACGCCATGCAGGAGGTGCTCGGTGCAGTCGCTCAGGCCATGGGAGACGTGGACAACGAGTCCGCCCGCATCGCCTCCGCGGTGCAGGAGATCGACCGCCACAGCGACACCACCCTGGACGGTCTGAACGAGATGGCCGACGACGTCACCTCGTCGCTCGCCAACCTGGAGGACTCCGGCAGCCGGCTGAACCGCCTGCTGAGCTTCGTCGAGGAGCTGATGAACCTGGCCAACGCCAGCGACGTGGAAACCGAGGACACGCCCTACATCCGCATCGCCACCGAGACCGCGGCCCAGGTCGGCCACGTCTTCGAGGAGGCCATCCGCAAGGGCGAGATCAGCGACGCGGACCTGTTCGACGAGCACTACGAGCCGGTGCCCGACACCGACCCGCAGCAGTACACCACCCGCTTCGTGGAGTTCACCGACCGCGTCCTGCCGCCCATACAGGAGCCGGTGCTGGACTCTGACCCGACCATCGGCGGGGTCTGCGCCATCGATCGCAACGGCTACATCCCCACCCACAACCTGCACGTGTCCAAGCCGCAGCGCGCGGGTGACCCGGAGTGGAACAACGCCAACAGCCGCAACCGCCGGCTCTGGGAAGACCGCACCGGGCAGACCGCCGCCAAGAACCAGCGCCCCTGGCTGCTGCAGACCTACCGGCGCAACATGGGCAGCGGCCAGTTTGTGCTGATGCGCGACTGTTCCGCCCCGATTACCGTCAACGGTCGTCACTGGGGCGCAATGCGGATACTCTACAAGCTCTGA
- a CDS encoding methyl-accepting chemotaxis protein yields MASVLKDRSRPGTTQTMDHFSVIQQIAERTSGVGVEAVDIVNHIEHVAGLFRRQASIFSDLVGTARRMSEANDTVDQAARRAHDVAAKAGKDVERSRNTITHSLEQIRELAESVTHIEGQLGTLNEALQGVAQVANEISTIAKQTNLLALNATIEATRAGEVGRGFAVVAEHVKELAKQTADATAEIHQILEELTAIIERLIRRGAESTEKAQAVREGTHAIQEIMETVGSAMQDVDTESSRIHDSVGEIDQHCRKTVDGLEELTHEVQHANRALEEAEQRTEKLRHFTELLIRETAVEGVETVDTPYIRLAERLAAETAEAFEDGIQRGSVSKEALFDQNYQREADSDPARYTTASADFCDRVLPAVQEPALQHQRRVLSAFVCDVGGYVPAQSREAARAPSADDGAEPPRFHRRRLDSRETRAAARNRERFLLQTYRLELGGGHHALVKEVSVPIKVQGRHWGCQRLIYAAE; encoded by the coding sequence ATGGCTTCGGTACTCAAGGACAGGTCCCGACCCGGGACCACGCAGACCATGGACCACTTCTCGGTGATCCAGCAGATCGCCGAGCGGACCAGCGGCGTGGGTGTGGAGGCGGTGGACATCGTCAACCACATCGAGCATGTCGCCGGCCTTTTCCGCCGGCAGGCCTCTATCTTCTCGGACCTGGTGGGCACCGCCCGCCGCATGAGCGAGGCCAACGACACCGTCGACCAGGCCGCCCGCCGCGCCCACGACGTGGCGGCCAAGGCGGGCAAGGACGTGGAGCGCTCGCGCAACACCATCACCCACTCGCTGGAGCAGATCCGCGAGCTGGCCGAATCGGTCACCCACATCGAGGGGCAGCTGGGCACCCTCAACGAGGCGCTGCAAGGGGTCGCCCAGGTGGCCAACGAGATCAGCACCATCGCCAAGCAGACCAACCTGCTGGCGCTCAACGCCACCATCGAGGCCACCCGCGCCGGCGAGGTGGGCCGGGGCTTTGCGGTGGTCGCCGAGCACGTGAAGGAGCTGGCCAAGCAGACCGCCGATGCCACCGCTGAGATCCACCAGATCCTGGAGGAGCTGACAGCCATCATCGAACGGCTGATCCGGCGCGGTGCCGAGAGCACCGAAAAGGCCCAGGCCGTACGCGAGGGTACCCACGCCATTCAGGAGATCATGGAGACCGTGGGCAGCGCCATGCAGGACGTGGACACCGAGTCCAGCCGCATCCACGACTCCGTCGGCGAGATCGACCAGCACTGCCGCAAGACCGTGGACGGCCTGGAAGAACTGACCCACGAGGTGCAGCACGCCAACCGGGCCTTGGAAGAGGCGGAGCAGCGGACCGAAAAACTGCGCCACTTCACCGAGTTGCTGATCCGCGAGACGGCCGTGGAGGGGGTCGAGACCGTCGATACCCCCTACATCCGGTTGGCGGAGCGACTGGCCGCCGAGACCGCCGAAGCCTTTGAGGACGGCATCCAGCGGGGCAGCGTCAGCAAGGAGGCCCTGTTCGATCAGAACTACCAGCGCGAGGCCGATAGCGACCCCGCCCGCTACACCACCGCCAGCGCTGACTTCTGCGACCGGGTCCTGCCGGCCGTTCAGGAGCCCGCCCTGCAGCACCAGCGCCGGGTGCTGTCCGCGTTCGTCTGTGACGTGGGCGGCTACGTGCCCGCCCAGAGCCGGGAGGCGGCCCGCGCGCCCTCCGCCGACGATGGCGCCGAGCCGCCCCGCTTCCACCGCCGCCGCCTGGACAGCCGCGAGACCCGGGCGGCCGCCCGCAACCGCGAGCGCTTCCTGCTGCAAACCTACCGGCTGGAGTTGGGCGGTGGCCACCACGCGCTGGTCAAGGAGGTATCCGTGCCCATCAAGGTGCAGGGGCGTCACTGGGGCTGTCAGCGGCTGATTTACGCGGCGGAGTGA
- a CDS encoding ATP-dependent DNA helicase — protein MTPEALPEAARAALGNGGDLARALSGFTPRQAQQDMGAAVGEALADNASLVVEAGTGTGKTFAYLIPALLSGKRVVVSTGTRTLQDQLFHRDLPLVRDALRVPTRIALLKGRTNYLCLHRLDMADEAAGGRSAVQHDALQQVRRWAAENGSGDLAEAPSAARRTDVRPRITATAESCLGGQCPRFADCHFYEARRRAQEADLVVVNHHLLLADWALRESGWGEVVPEADVWILDEAHQLPETAARFFGLGITGRQLRDLTRDATEAYQREAGDQPGFPARVARVADATEALRDALGEADQRAAWPQPPGPAVRAGLDDLKTALYDLALALAPLGERGLELARCQQRAERLYQALQQFDEPEPGQGVPWFETQGRGFWLRLTPLDVSGPFRNRRDAAPAAWVFTSATLAMKGDFEHFSQRLGLDEPRTLCLDSPFDYERNALLYTPQGLPEPNAPGYAAALVAMARPVIEAAPGGAFLLFTSYRVLREAAEALAGTLDRPLLVQGAAAQHELLARFRDAGNAVLLGTASFWEGVDVRGAALSTLIIDRLPFASPADPVLQARIQATEAEGRSAFRHLQLPHAVITLKQGVGRLIRHAEDRGVLVIADPRLTRRGYGKVFLRSLPPMRRADALEDVLAFWQEGADEIPG, from the coding sequence TTGACCCCGGAGGCGCTGCCGGAAGCGGCCCGTGCCGCGCTGGGCAATGGCGGTGACCTGGCCCGGGCCCTGTCCGGGTTTACCCCGCGCCAGGCCCAGCAGGACATGGGCGCTGCCGTGGGCGAGGCCCTGGCCGACAACGCCAGCCTGGTCGTGGAGGCGGGCACGGGCACTGGCAAGACCTTCGCCTACCTGATCCCGGCATTGCTCTCCGGCAAGCGGGTGGTGGTCTCCACCGGTACCCGTACCCTGCAGGATCAGCTGTTCCACCGCGATCTCCCCCTGGTCCGGGACGCGTTGCGCGTCCCGACCCGAATCGCGCTGCTGAAGGGACGCACCAACTACCTCTGCCTGCACCGCCTGGACATGGCTGACGAGGCGGCTGGTGGGCGCTCCGCGGTTCAGCACGATGCCCTGCAGCAGGTCCGCCGCTGGGCGGCGGAGAACGGTTCCGGTGACCTGGCCGAAGCCCCGTCCGCCGCCCGGCGCACCGATGTGCGGCCCCGCATCACGGCCACGGCGGAGAGCTGCCTGGGCGGGCAGTGCCCGCGGTTTGCCGACTGCCACTTCTACGAGGCCCGCCGCCGCGCCCAGGAAGCCGACCTGGTCGTGGTCAATCACCACCTGCTGCTGGCCGACTGGGCCTTGCGCGAGTCGGGCTGGGGCGAAGTGGTGCCGGAGGCGGATGTCTGGATTCTCGACGAGGCGCATCAACTGCCGGAGACCGCCGCCCGGTTCTTCGGGCTGGGCATCACCGGCCGTCAGCTGCGCGACCTGACCCGGGATGCCACGGAGGCGTACCAGCGCGAGGCCGGAGACCAGCCCGGCTTCCCGGCGCGGGTGGCGCGGGTGGCCGACGCCACCGAGGCGCTGCGCGATGCGCTGGGTGAGGCGGACCAGCGCGCCGCCTGGCCGCAACCGCCGGGACCGGCCGTCCGGGCGGGCCTGGATGACCTCAAGACGGCCCTGTACGACCTGGCCCTGGCGCTGGCCCCGCTGGGCGAGCGCGGGCTGGAGCTGGCCCGCTGCCAGCAGCGCGCCGAGCGGCTCTATCAGGCGTTGCAGCAGTTCGACGAGCCGGAGCCGGGGCAGGGCGTGCCCTGGTTCGAGACCCAGGGGCGCGGCTTCTGGTTGCGGCTGACCCCGCTGGATGTCTCCGGGCCTTTCCGTAACCGGCGCGATGCCGCCCCGGCCGCCTGGGTATTCACCTCCGCCACCCTGGCCATGAAGGGCGACTTCGAGCATTTCAGCCAGCGGCTGGGGCTGGATGAGCCGCGGACCCTCTGCCTGGACAGCCCCTTCGACTATGAGCGTAACGCCCTGCTGTACACGCCGCAGGGGCTGCCGGAACCGAACGCCCCCGGCTACGCGGCGGCCCTGGTGGCCATGGCGCGCCCGGTGATCGAGGCAGCGCCCGGTGGTGCGTTCCTGCTGTTCACCAGCTACCGGGTGCTGCGTGAGGCGGCGGAGGCGCTGGCCGGTACCCTGGACCGGCCCCTGCTCGTGCAGGGGGCGGCGGCCCAGCACGAGCTTCTGGCCCGGTTCCGCGATGCGGGCAATGCCGTGCTGCTGGGCACGGCCAGCTTCTGGGAGGGCGTGGACGTGCGCGGGGCGGCTCTGTCCACGCTGATCATCGACCGCCTGCCTTTTGCCTCGCCGGCCGACCCGGTGCTGCAGGCACGCATCCAGGCCACGGAGGCGGAGGGGCGCTCCGCGTTTCGCCACCTGCAACTGCCTCATGCGGTGATTACACTAAAACAGGGGGTGGGCCGCCTGATCCGCCATGCCGAGGATCGCGGGGTGCTGGTCATCGCCGACCCTCGGCTCACCCGCCGGGGTTACGGCAAGGTGTTCCTGCGCAGCCTGCCGCCCATGCGACGGGCCGACGCGCTGGAGGACGTGCTCGCCTTCTGGCAGGAGGGTGCCGATGAAATTCCTGGATGA